GGTGCTGACCGAAGGTGCCGCCATCCTGCAGTACCTGGCCGACCTTGCGCCGCGGGCCAGCCTGGCGCCGGTGAATGGCAGCTGGGAGCGGATACGGTTGCAGGAGTGGCTGAATTTTGTCGGCAGCGAGATCCATGGCGGGCTGGCTGTGTTGTTCAAAGACGCGATCGCGCAGGAAGTAAAAGCACTGTTCAAGGCCACGCTGTTCAAGCGGTTTGCGATTCTGGTGCAGACGCTGGAGCGTCAGGATTACCTGCTGGGCGCACAGTACTCGGTGGCGGATGCGTACCTGTTTGTGGTGCTGCGTTGGGCGCGATTGTTTGATATCGATTTGCAGCAGTGGCCGGCGCTGGCAGAATTTCAGCAGCGGGTAGGCGAACGGCCGGCGGTGATTGCCGCCCTTGCCGCTGAAAATCCATGACCTGAAATGCGATCAACCTGTAGGCGCTGGCTTGCCTGCGATAGC
This genomic window from Pseudomonas sp. Bout1 contains:
- the gstA gene encoding glutathione transferase GstA produces the protein MKLYFLPNACSLAAHIVLLEAGLPFELNRIDNQKKTTADGEDFLLINPKGYVPALRLDNGEVLTEGAAILQYLADLAPRASLAPVNGSWERIRLQEWLNFVGSEIHGGLAVLFKDAIAQEVKALFKATLFKRFAILVQTLERQDYLLGAQYSVADAYLFVVLRWARLFDIDLQQWPALAEFQQRVGERPAVIAALAAENP